The genomic interval TCCCGTGGACAGCTCTTACCTGATCAATACTCTCCAGCATGACCGCAACCACACTGGCGACAATGATAATAAAGAGCGCAATATCGCTTCCCCGTCCCAGCGGAGTCGTAGATTCAAACAGAATCTTGTTGAGCAACTCGCGCCGTGAGCCCCATGAAGTCTGATGTTCTTTATGCTCTTCCACTTTTTAGATACAAGTCGTAGTAGTGAAGTGCTGCTATAATAATACCATGACGCAGTGTTTCATCGGCAATCAGCTTCGGGATCATGGATTGATCAATCAGAACAGGATCTATCTCCTCTGCTGAATCAAGTTCTTGCTGTCCCTGAGGGACTGCATCACTGGCCAGAAAAAAATGGCACCGGTTTGTGAGGATCGCGGGGTTCGGAGACATAGAGCCCAGCCGAATGAGTGTCTTGGCTGCATAGCCGGTTTCTTCACGCAGTTCACGGGCAGCTGCCTCCTCGGGGAGTTCACCCTGATCTACGATCCCTCCGGGCAACTCTAGTTCAACGGCCGAAGTCCCCGGCCGCCACTGCCGGATACAAACAAACTTACCCTCTGGAGTTACAGGAACGATCGTGACCCAGTCAGAGGCCTCCAGTACATAAAACGAATGGACTTGGCCGGTTCGTGGGGATTCACAATCGTCCTGGCGCACCGTGAACACCTTGAAATCCCCACGATCCTGGCGCTGTTTACACTTCCATGATTGACCCATTAATTCGATCCTTCTACCCTGATCAGGACCATAG from Rhodothermaceae bacterium carries:
- a CDS encoding NUDIX hydrolase encodes the protein MGQSWKCKQRQDRGDFKVFTVRQDDCESPRTGQVHSFYVLEASDWVTIVPVTPEGKFVCIRQWRPGTSAVELELPGGIVDQGELPEEAAARELREETGYAAKTLIRLGSMSPNPAILTNRCHFFLASDAVPQGQQELDSAEEIDPVLIDQSMIPKLIADETLRHGIIIAALHYYDLYLKSGRA